ATGATTTTCTAGATAAAATTCGAGAGGATACCATTTGGAACAATACCAAAGATATTATAAAAGACAAAGGTCTGCCAATGGTTATGGATGTTATAAAAGAGGTTTCTTCAACTCTGATATCTTCAATGGTTGAGGGTACGATAAGGGGGTTAAAGCAATGAAATTGCAATTTGATAAAAACTTAGAATATCAGCACCAAGCCATAGCCTCCATTGTTGATTTGTTTAGAGGTCAAACCCCAATGCAGACAAACTTTACAGTAGCACCCTATAATGGGCAAATAGGCTTGTATGATAGTACCAATGGTATCGGTAACAGGCTTGAACTTGATGAAGATGAGATTTTAGAAAACTTGCAAGAAATTCAGCTGAGGAATGGTCTACCACAGACAAAGAGCCTAAAGGCTGGGAAATATGACTTTGATATAGATATGGAAACGGGTACAGGTAAGACCTATGTCTATCTGCGTACAATACTTGAGCTACGTAAAAACTATGGCTTCTCTAAGTTTATTATCGTTGTCCCAAGTATTGCTATTAAAGAAGGGGTCTATAAGTCTTTAGAGATTACAAAAGAGCATTTTCAGGATTTATTTGATAATACAATTTATAACTACTTTATCTATGATAGCAGTAAATTGGAACAGGTCAGAAGTTTTGCAGTAAGCGATAATATAGAGATTATGGTTATCAATATAGACGCCTTTAGAAGGAGTTTCACTGACCCAACCAAAGAAAACAAAGCCAATATCATTCATAGACCTAATGATAGATTAAACGGTATGAAACCTATTGAACTGATACAGGAAACAAGACCATTTGTTATTATAGACGAGCCACAATCAGTAGATACCACTCCTAAGTCTAAAGAAGCCATTAAGTCACTTAATCCATTAT
This portion of the Synergistaceae bacterium genome encodes:
- a CDS encoding DEAD/DEAH box helicase family protein translates to MKLQFDKNLEYQHQAIASIVDLFRGQTPMQTNFTVAPYNGQIGLYDSTNGIGNRLELDEDEILENLQEIQLRNGLPQTKSLKAGKYDFDIDMETGTGKTYVYLRTILELRKNYGFSKFIIVVPSIAIKEGVYKSLEITKEHFQDLFDNTIYNYFIYDSSKLEQVRSFAVSDNIEIMVINIDAFRRSFTDPTKENKANIIHRPNDRLNGMKPIELIQETRPFVIIDEPQSVDTTPKSKEAIKSLNPLCTLRYSATHVEKHNLVYKLDAVDSYNLELVKQIEVAGFETKDYHNNAYLKLLSVNNKKSPITARIELDVKDNKGVVKRKPIVVRQGDDLYDKSKGRDVYEGYIVNEIYCEEGNEYVDFTSKADILRIGKPIGDVDDLAIKEQQIRKTIEEHLNK